A genomic window from Sulfurospirillum multivorans DSM 12446 includes:
- a CDS encoding type II toxin-antitoxin system HicA family toxin, whose translation MSKKDKLLQAMKNNPKDIPFEDIKKLLEGYGYTCQNSGGSHYVFRKEFCEHIVIPYHKPIKAIYVKHVLEILGEIK comes from the coding sequence ATGAGTAAAAAAGATAAGCTTTTGCAAGCGATGAAAAACAACCCAAAAGATATTCCATTTGAGGATATCAAGAAGCTTTTAGAAGGTTATGGCTACACCTGTCAGAATAGTGGTGGTAGTCATTATGTATTTCGTAAAGAGTTTTGTGAACATATTGTTATCCCTTATCATAAGCCCATTAAAGCTATTTACGTCAAACATGTTTTAGAGATATTAGGAGAAATAAAATGA
- a CDS encoding O-methyltransferase yields MSGGNLPYHLRVKKEIERRLFVEQLRLISKIHDFEEYAYIGMAGPFSEDFKIMYDRFNFKHFFSYETEESVYKRQSFNIPFTHINYINNKISTVLDQYPQIEIKDSTSVIEASKAVLWLDYTGFDYQLLNDFERAITTLESGSVIKITLLAHVSKFYSSATEPMTIVRENRVRKINEVLGENYFLADVFTQEKMTEKDFPLTIFELLKKISYSALRGGKTKFLPISSYIYQDGMTMITFTGMIINQDQEDTFLQKTGLKEWIYGLQASPLPLKIEVPFLSLKEKLNLDACLPNNPSNLDYFEGLEFQSYEKFHRFYPTYAKIF; encoded by the coding sequence ATGTCTGGAGGAAATTTACCCTATCATTTGAGAGTTAAAAAAGAAATAGAGCGCCGTTTATTTGTAGAACAACTGAGACTAATTTCAAAAATCCATGATTTTGAAGAATATGCTTATATAGGTATGGCTGGTCCTTTTTCTGAAGATTTTAAAATAATGTATGATAGATTCAACTTCAAACATTTCTTTTCATATGAAACAGAAGAATCCGTTTATAAAAGGCAATCATTTAATATTCCATTTACACACATAAATTATATTAATAACAAAATTTCTACAGTACTAGATCAATACCCACAAATAGAAATAAAGGATAGCACATCTGTTATTGAAGCTTCTAAAGCAGTCCTTTGGTTAGATTATACGGGCTTCGATTATCAGTTATTAAATGATTTTGAGCGAGCTATTACGACGCTAGAAAGTGGCAGTGTTATAAAAATAACTCTACTTGCACATGTTTCAAAATTCTATTCATCAGCAACAGAGCCAATGACAATAGTTCGTGAGAATAGAGTAAGAAAGATTAATGAGGTATTGGGTGAAAATTATTTTTTAGCAGATGTTTTTACTCAAGAAAAAATGACTGAAAAAGACTTTCCTCTTACTATCTTTGAGTTATTAAAAAAAATATCTTATTCAGCATTGCGAGGGGGGAAAACAAAATTTCTACCTATTTCATCTTATATTTATCAAGATGGTATGACAATGATTACTTTTACTGGAATGATAATCAATCAAGACCAAGAAGATACATTTTTGCAAAAAACAGGCTTGAAAGAATGGATATATGGGCTACAAGCCTCTCCTCTTCCTTTAAAAATTGAAGTACCCTTCCTATCATTAAAAGAAAAGTTAAACTTAGATGCTTGTTTACCAAATAATCCTAGTAACTTGGATTATTTTGAAGGTTTAGAATTTCAGTCATATGAAAAATTCCATCGATTTTATCCTACTTATGCAAAGATTTTTTAA
- a CDS encoding DUF6036 family nucleotidyltransferase — MNTSLEDAVREMMQKISKNIRGASKKMPVNVYITGGIAIHFHTAARVSKDLDAIIDQNINIPSKLTVLWQNENGEFEELAYDYNYSPTLGLMHEDYDRRAIFKFSIDDKLNVYILDPVDLIISKLSRFGEQDQEDIQRIIQNDLVNKSQLEELANDAITIASAGRPETFKLHLALTLEMFDEIPRDVQ, encoded by the coding sequence ATGAATACTTCACTCGAAGATGCCGTAAGAGAAATGATGCAAAAAATTAGTAAGAATATACGGGGAGCAAGTAAAAAAATGCCCGTCAATGTGTATATAACGGGAGGAATTGCGATTCATTTTCATACTGCCGCTAGAGTGTCAAAAGATTTGGATGCAATTATTGATCAAAACATCAATATTCCCAGTAAATTAACGGTACTTTGGCAAAATGAGAACGGTGAATTTGAAGAACTGGCCTATGATTATAACTACAGCCCAACGCTTGGACTTATGCATGAAGATTATGATAGAAGGGCCATATTCAAGTTTAGTATCGATGATAAGCTTAATGTTTATATTTTAGATCCAGTAGATTTAATTATTTCAAAATTATCACGATTTGGAGAGCAAGACCAAGAAGATATCCAAAGAATTATACAAAACGACCTTGTTAATAAAAGTCAACTTGAAGAATTAGCTAATGACGCTATCACAATAGCAAGTGCAGGTAGACCCGAAACCTTTAAACTGCATCTTGCGTTGACACTTGAAATGTTTGATGAAATACCCAGGGATGTTCAGTAA
- a CDS encoding tyrosine-type recombinase/integrase, whose product MTHELIEAEIIETLPIKRGKQEIVPIQQDDAEDDIKYLSVAELNTLLYISDSSYRLAWLVCYETASRISEALKLTFGDLNLETNRLKVINLKQRKKNSFRLIKISDRLKSLILQEQLSRNATKDGFILKNRDRTTYNYAFIKYATQANIERERAHPHTLRHSRAIHLLDSGANIVLVSNALGHKSIKSTLIYLKYSNQELDKALENANARLYGM is encoded by the coding sequence ATGACACACGAACTTATCGAAGCAGAAATTATTGAGACGTTGCCTATCAAAAGAGGCAAACAAGAGATTGTACCTATTCAGCAAGATGATGCCGAAGATGACATCAAATACCTCTCAGTTGCAGAACTAAATACTTTGTTATACATTAGCGATTCATCCTATCGCTTAGCATGGCTTGTATGTTATGAAACAGCAAGCCGTATTTCTGAAGCACTCAAGCTCACTTTTGGTGATCTCAATTTAGAGACCAATCGATTGAAAGTTATCAACCTCAAGCAGCGCAAGAAAAATAGTTTTCGTCTCATTAAAATCAGCGATAGACTAAAATCATTGATATTGCAAGAGCAACTCTCTCGTAATGCCACCAAAGATGGCTTTATCCTCAAAAATCGTGATCGAACAACTTACAATTATGCGTTTATCAAATATGCCACTCAAGCAAATATAGAAAGAGAACGAGCTCATCCACATACGTTGCGTCACTCTCGTGCCATTCACCTTTTAGATTCAGGCGCTAATATCGTTTTAGTTAGCAATGCCCTTGGTCATAAGAGTATTAAGAGCACTTTGATCTATTTGAAGTATTCCAATCAGGAGTTGGATAAGGCGTTGGAGAATGCAAACGCAAGGCTTTACGGTATGTGA
- a CDS encoding ATP-binding protein, whose product MENQINAAPAKIFFVEMLTRDIDLDDAILDLLDNSLDGLLRSTLASTDQYKKHKVEIFIDANHFMIQDTCGGIPTKVAQDYAFRMGRPVGDLDNNIPTIGMYGIGMKRSVFKMGTDIKILSRNDERCFKVEITKKWLEDDNLWILDMLDCNQEMPNEFDKGTRIIVTDLYPGIATLYSPDSDFLGRLMEKISIHYAFVLKHGFNIFVNTTAIKGKEISLLIDNNPAQFLEKNIIAPYIYKEENDGLEITIVCGLVDAPPSPEEESISAETGKVDRVDAGWTIICNDRVVLYADRSRLTGWGDGLPQFHYQFNTLVGVVSFRSNTANKLPVTTTKRGVDASSDVYLRIRRKMIEGMRLFVDYTNKWKNKRDIERKSILPKAKSETLESVMISKQFDSIMSTTKDGYGGKFFKPKLPEPSTEDDGMRTIKFSKHKDEIKQIASDYFEIAELTASQVGEKCFDEIYARING is encoded by the coding sequence ATGGAAAATCAGATTAATGCAGCACCTGCAAAAATATTCTTCGTTGAGATGTTAACAAGAGATATTGATCTTGATGATGCAATACTAGATTTACTAGATAATTCTTTAGATGGGTTACTAAGATCAACGCTTGCATCAACAGATCAGTATAAAAAGCATAAAGTCGAAATATTTATTGATGCAAATCATTTTATGATACAAGATACATGTGGAGGAATCCCAACAAAAGTTGCACAAGACTATGCATTTAGAATGGGGCGTCCAGTTGGAGATCTAGATAATAATATTCCTACCATTGGTATGTATGGTATTGGTATGAAAAGATCTGTTTTTAAAATGGGTACGGATATCAAAATTTTAAGTCGTAATGATGAACGATGTTTTAAGGTCGAAATTACTAAGAAATGGCTTGAAGACGATAATCTATGGATTCTTGATATGCTTGACTGCAATCAAGAAATGCCTAACGAATTTGATAAAGGAACTAGGATTATTGTTACTGACCTATATCCAGGTATAGCGACTTTATATTCTCCAGACAGTGATTTTCTTGGACGATTAATGGAAAAAATATCAATACATTATGCCTTTGTTTTAAAGCATGGATTTAATATTTTTGTAAATACAACAGCAATTAAAGGTAAAGAAATTAGTCTATTAATTGATAACAATCCAGCACAATTTTTAGAAAAAAATATAATTGCACCGTATATTTACAAAGAGGAGAACGACGGACTAGAAATTACAATAGTGTGCGGCTTAGTCGATGCACCACCTTCACCAGAAGAAGAGTCAATAAGTGCTGAGACAGGGAAAGTTGATAGAGTAGATGCTGGCTGGACGATTATTTGTAATGATAGAGTTGTATTATATGCTGATAGGAGTAGGTTAACTGGATGGGGAGATGGATTACCCCAATTTCATTATCAATTTAATACATTAGTTGGCGTTGTAAGCTTTAGAAGCAATACAGCAAATAAGCTTCCTGTTACAACAACAAAACGAGGTGTTGATGCTTCATCTGATGTATATTTACGAATAAGAAGGAAAATGATTGAAGGAATGAGATTATTTGTTGATTATACTAATAAATGGAAAAATAAGCGAGATATAGAGCGAAAAAGCATATTACCAAAAGCTAAAAGTGAAACACTTGAAAGCGTTATGATCTCCAAACAATTTGATAGTATTATGTCAACCACAAAAGATGGATATGGAGGTAAATTTTTCAAACCTAAACTACCAGAGCCTTCAACAGAAGATGATGGAATGAGAACAATAAAATTTTCAAAACACAAAGATGAAATAAAGCAAATTGCATCTGATTATTTTGAAATTGCAGAATTAACAGCATCTCAGGTTGGTGAAAAATGTTTTGATGAAATTTATGCCCGTATAAATGGATAA
- a CDS encoding helix-turn-helix domain-containing protein: protein MKNNQIEKEFFRPKEAAQFLSIGLSTLWLHIKNNKIKTLKPTPRTTLIKKEDLVSFIYQNSI, encoded by the coding sequence ATGAAAAATAATCAAATTGAAAAAGAATTCTTTCGCCCAAAAGAGGCAGCACAGTTCCTTAGTATTGGTCTATCAACCTTATGGCTCCACATAAAAAACAACAAAATTAAAACTTTAAAACCAACGCCAAGAACCACTTTGATAAAAAAAGAAGACCTTGTTTCATTTATTTATCAAAATTCTATATAG
- a CDS encoding conjugal transfer protein TraG N-terminal domain-containing protein, whose amino-acid sequence MKKILFISTILSYSVLFGADNSDIIWTWGNGRNIASILSFLYFLLNIDTLAAIIKYAGLIGMLIVFIREYAKGVGFQPGAAAIKMLFFIIVSQITVYGFLSVERDDAHHVYILSANELSAASWQKCRPVSGDNECYAPIGVKMLMTYATNFERAGIGMMESSMMDANAMTYSFSRMGLGFGFTFYDHISKTKGDPYTYNTFMEFYENCIIYDLADGTKSVDGIYKSRDLASYILSPNARLTNVYSASNPNGTLKTCYEVSSAALWGNINCGSTAKKLQAKASGSAASEASTDDICLAAENFGQLMFNSTKDASAQIEQRTIMNLTNESIINSAIASGIDPNILAYGTTMADREQRSKFMVLGVMAKEWIPSMRGMMQGIALGLIWVLAILSIMTASPAPYLGSVVGFQVTLIVWSFILALINFMTIDKMSESLPNIFFSDLGAGDQMTLWSQPTFDEENQKALAFLGYMGFASYGIAASLVYMGGNKLAASFSGAVGQLSVGMGTSANMAKGHFDHGMDKSDSSGTQHHNARTGDLDRWNPDGSTSRDNLNGMNTSKKVDSTGTLETTTSINGKETTQIDTTGGNSAKYNGKDVTGTKLGSGTTGQLQSQVIASASKEAAQAKNDLETAEHNVQNATQSQHQVATDAITAASKAEGKDAITTKQEAEKRALSKSLDEMVANKEISSTDAKQIEQVAVKNTIGAGVNVDSSKSALGGIFAKTTGVSIQSSASIAREGSDIDQTTKSKQEALEKSFAEKFSKNYATEATAMVSNSSKLDATLKQDFTSKINDSFASTQSASDSYKHAQQVSDTATKKETYVKQNSATVAEDIATKYLQNVADNAGGGESGKVALRAELNKLESTRYTQDAFSTYADSIKDTTNVDTKINDTQAVIDHKKSELAPVKQQDHQENQNQVIEQHWLNEGEIKSQKHKNKPVER is encoded by the coding sequence ATGAAAAAAATACTTTTTATCTCAACGATACTATCATACAGTGTGTTATTTGGTGCAGATAACTCTGATATCATTTGGACCTGGGGCAATGGAAGAAATATTGCCTCTATTCTCTCATTTTTATATTTTTTACTCAATATCGATACATTAGCTGCCATCATCAAATACGCTGGACTTATTGGTATGCTCATTGTTTTCATAAGAGAGTACGCAAAGGGAGTAGGTTTCCAACCAGGAGCGGCTGCCATTAAAATGCTCTTTTTTATCATCGTATCACAAATAACTGTCTATGGATTTTTAAGTGTTGAAAGAGATGATGCACACCATGTCTATATCTTATCAGCCAATGAGCTTTCTGCCGCATCATGGCAAAAGTGCCGTCCAGTTAGTGGTGACAATGAATGTTATGCACCGATTGGTGTGAAAATGCTCATGACCTACGCTACGAATTTTGAGAGAGCCGGCATTGGTATGATGGAAAGCTCTATGATGGACGCTAACGCCATGACTTACTCTTTCTCTCGAATGGGCTTAGGATTTGGCTTCACATTTTATGATCATATCTCAAAAACAAAAGGTGATCCATACACCTACAACACTTTCATGGAGTTTTATGAGAACTGCATTATCTATGATTTAGCGGATGGAACAAAAAGTGTAGACGGTATCTATAAGAGCAGGGATCTAGCTTCGTACATTTTAAGCCCCAATGCAAGGCTCACAAACGTCTATTCAGCCTCAAACCCTAACGGAACCCTTAAAACGTGCTATGAGGTCTCTAGCGCTGCGCTATGGGGTAATATTAATTGTGGTAGCACGGCTAAAAAACTTCAAGCAAAAGCCAGTGGATCTGCTGCTTCTGAAGCATCGACAGATGATATCTGTTTAGCCGCAGAAAACTTTGGGCAATTAATGTTCAATAGTACCAAAGACGCTTCGGCTCAGATTGAACAACGCACCATTATGAATCTTACGAATGAGTCTATTATCAATAGTGCCATTGCAAGCGGTATTGATCCCAATATTTTGGCGTATGGTACAACTATGGCTGATCGGGAACAAAGAAGTAAATTTATGGTTTTAGGAGTTATGGCAAAAGAGTGGATTCCTTCTATGAGGGGAATGATGCAAGGAATTGCACTAGGATTGATATGGGTATTAGCTATTCTTAGCATTATGACTGCCTCTCCAGCGCCTTATCTTGGATCAGTAGTAGGATTCCAAGTCACACTGATCGTTTGGTCATTTATCCTGGCTTTAATCAACTTCATGACGATAGATAAAATGTCAGAATCATTACCAAATATCTTCTTTTCAGACTTAGGGGCAGGAGATCAAATGACCCTTTGGTCGCAACCTACGTTTGATGAAGAAAATCAAAAGGCACTTGCATTTTTAGGCTATATGGGATTTGCAAGTTATGGGATTGCTGCTAGTTTAGTTTATATGGGAGGGAATAAACTGGCTGCTTCTTTTAGTGGTGCGGTTGGTCAACTCTCGGTTGGTATGGGAACGTCTGCGAATATGGCTAAAGGGCATTTTGATCATGGTATGGATAAATCGGATTCAAGTGGCACGCAACACCATAATGCGAGAACAGGTGATCTTGATCGATGGAATCCTGATGGTTCAACATCAAGAGATAATCTTAATGGAATGAATACCAGTAAGAAAGTGGATAGCACAGGAACACTTGAGACGACAACATCAATCAATGGCAAAGAGACAACGCAAATTGATACTACTGGTGGGAATTCTGCCAAGTATAATGGGAAAGATGTTACTGGTACTAAATTGGGATCTGGTACTACTGGTCAACTTCAGTCTCAAGTAATTGCCTCCGCATCGAAAGAAGCTGCTCAAGCAAAAAATGATTTAGAAACAGCCGAGCATAACGTTCAGAATGCAACCCAAAGTCAACATCAAGTTGCTACGGATGCTATAACAGCTGCATCAAAAGCAGAAGGTAAGGATGCAATTACGACAAAGCAAGAGGCTGAAAAAAGAGCATTAAGTAAGTCCTTGGATGAGATGGTTGCAAATAAGGAGATCTCGTCAACTGATGCGAAACAAATAGAACAAGTAGCTGTTAAAAACACCATTGGCGCTGGTGTTAATGTTGATTCATCTAAAAGTGCACTTGGTGGGATCTTTGCCAAAACAACTGGAGTAAGCATTCAGTCCAGCGCGAGTATCGCTCGTGAGGGTTCAGACATTGATCAAACAACAAAATCAAAACAAGAAGCTCTTGAAAAATCATTTGCAGAAAAGTTTTCAAAAAACTATGCGACTGAAGCGACTGCAATGGTATCCAATTCATCTAAACTTGACGCTACACTCAAACAAGACTTTACTTCCAAAATAAATGATTCATTTGCATCAACGCAATCTGCGAGTGATTCATATAAACACGCTCAACAAGTTTCAGATACTGCAACCAAAAAGGAGACCTACGTTAAACAAAATTCAGCTACTGTTGCTGAAGATATTGCAACAAAATATCTTCAAAATGTTGCAGATAATGCAGGTGGTGGTGAATCTGGTAAAGTAGCTCTACGTGCTGAACTAAATAAACTTGAGAGTACAAGATATACCCAAGATGCTTTTTCAACTTATGCTGATTCTATTAAAGATACAACGAATGTTGATACAAAAATCAATGATACTCAGGCTGTAATAGATCATAAAAAATCGGAATTAGCACCTGTGAAACAACAAGATCATCAAGAAAACCAAAACCAAGTTATTGAACAACACTGGTTGAATGAGGGAGAAATAAAAAGTCAAAAACATAAAAATAAACCGGTGGAGCGGTAA
- a CDS encoding IS256 family transposase — protein sequence MKIEIDVEQFAQDIKAGKSIGGSNGALGSLIKQLTEAALAAEIDSHLSQDLNRNRKNGYSSKTMKSDHGAFELDVPRDRNGSFEPEIVKKNQTSMTSEIEEKILSLFALGNSYSQIAKHIEDFYCVGFSKATISAVTDKIIPMLQEWKTRPLEAVYPFIFLDAIHYKVKEDGRYISKAFYTVLGVRVDGKKEVLGLYLNESEGAKFWLQVLTDLQNRGVKDILIASVDGLKGFPEAINSVFPDTEVQLCVVHQIRNSLKYVGSAYQKQFAKELKAVYQAFTKEEAEFELDKLEEKWGKKYPIVFQSWRNKWDNLSVYFQYPEDIRRVIYTTNIIESVHRQFRTLTKTKGAFPNDDSLLKLLYMGIQNAQQKWTMPIRNWSLTISQLAIHFEGRLDDALNL from the coding sequence ATGAAGATAGAAATAGACGTAGAGCAATTTGCTCAAGATATTAAAGCCGGCAAGAGTATTGGTGGCTCAAATGGAGCCTTAGGATCACTCATCAAACAGCTAACCGAAGCCGCGCTAGCAGCTGAGATAGATTCGCACCTCTCCCAAGACCTCAATAGAAATCGAAAAAATGGCTATAGTTCAAAGACTATGAAAAGCGATCATGGTGCCTTTGAACTTGATGTTCCAAGAGACCGTAACGGTAGCTTTGAACCTGAAATCGTAAAGAAAAACCAGACCAGCATGACGAGTGAAATCGAAGAGAAGATTCTTTCTCTCTTCGCACTTGGCAATAGCTATTCCCAAATAGCCAAACACATAGAGGATTTTTACTGCGTAGGCTTCTCTAAAGCCACTATAAGCGCCGTAACCGACAAGATAATACCAATGCTTCAAGAGTGGAAAACAAGACCCTTAGAAGCTGTGTATCCATTTATATTCTTAGATGCCATTCACTACAAAGTAAAAGAGGATGGTCGCTACATCTCAAAAGCATTTTATACAGTGCTTGGTGTTCGAGTGGATGGCAAGAAAGAAGTCTTGGGACTTTACCTCAATGAAAGTGAAGGCGCCAAATTCTGGCTACAGGTGCTTACCGATTTGCAAAACCGTGGCGTTAAAGATATCCTCATTGCTTCGGTAGATGGGCTTAAAGGCTTTCCAGAAGCGATAAACTCAGTCTTTCCAGATACGGAGGTGCAACTCTGTGTAGTTCACCAAATACGCAACAGTCTCAAATATGTGGGCTCTGCTTATCAAAAACAATTTGCTAAAGAACTCAAAGCCGTCTATCAAGCTTTTACCAAAGAAGAAGCAGAATTTGAGCTTGATAAGTTGGAAGAAAAATGGGGTAAAAAATACCCTATCGTCTTTCAATCTTGGAGAAATAAATGGGATAATTTATCTGTCTACTTCCAATATCCAGAAGATATACGTAGAGTTATTTACACAACTAATATCATCGAATCAGTCCACCGCCAGTTTAGAACTCTAACGAAAACCAAAGGTGCTTTTCCCAATGATGATAGCCTGCTAAAACTACTTTATATGGGGATTCAAAATGCCCAGCAAAAATGGACTATGCCAATTAGAAACTGGAGCTTAACAATCTCTCAATTAGCCATTCACTTTGAGGGACGGCTTGATGACGCTTTAAACTTATGA
- a CDS encoding type II toxin-antitoxin system HicB family antitoxin: MKKNLDYYTNLDYEIIVKKVKPEDGGGWFAYYKDFKGVMGDGESADEALQSAQEAFKALVMVMLESKESIAEPNEADKSLRINISMPERLVKKIDDFIAPLHLTRSAFLQKVAMKEIGV, translated from the coding sequence ATGAAAAAGAACCTTGATTATTATACAAACTTGGATTATGAGATTATTGTTAAAAAAGTTAAACCAGAAGATGGTGGTGGATGGTTTGCTTACTATAAAGACTTCAAAGGCGTTATGGGTGATGGTGAAAGTGCTGATGAGGCATTACAATCTGCCCAAGAAGCATTTAAAGCTTTAGTAATGGTTATGCTTGAGAGTAAAGAAAGTATCGCTGAGCCTAATGAAGCAGATAAAAGCCTTCGTATTAACATTTCTATGCCAGAGCGTTTAGTTAAAAAGATTGATGATTTTATTGCTCCTTTGCATCTTACCCGTTCAGCTTTTTTACAAAAGGTTGCCATGAAAGAGATCGGGGTATAA
- a CDS encoding DNA cytosine methyltransferase: MDITAVDLFCGAGGLTHGLIQAGINVKLGVDIDQNCKYPYETNNNAKFIGCSVEDITGKDLAKYFDTSSIRLLAGCAPCQTFSTYNQKANSTDKRWWLLMQFSRLVKESSPDIVTMENVPGLLSQDIFHTFVNNLKMAGYFVDYKVVNSAEYGLPQRRRRLVLLASQKGPIELLSPKALDVEIHTVRDAIAHLPSLKDGEMHPDDPLHQCSSLSLLNRKRMNASLPGGTWRDWDEELIADCHKKTSGKTYPGVYARMEWDKPAPTITTQYYGFGNGRFGHPEQNRAISLREGAIFQGFPRDYQFIRHGESINKRIIGRMIGNAVPVKLGEVIGKSILSHLKNNCA; encoded by the coding sequence TTGGACATAACTGCTGTTGATCTCTTCTGTGGTGCTGGCGGTTTGACACATGGGCTTATTCAAGCTGGCATCAATGTAAAGCTTGGTGTTGATATTGATCAAAATTGTAAATACCCTTATGAAACTAATAATAATGCCAAGTTTATAGGTTGCTCAGTCGAAGATATTACCGGAAAAGATCTTGCAAAATATTTCGATACATCTAGTATACGACTATTGGCAGGGTGTGCTCCTTGTCAAACATTTTCAACCTACAATCAAAAAGCGAATTCTACAGATAAGCGTTGGTGGCTACTAATGCAGTTTTCCCGCTTAGTAAAAGAATCATCTCCAGATATCGTAACTATGGAAAATGTTCCTGGGCTTTTAAGTCAAGATATTTTTCACACTTTTGTTAATAACTTGAAAATGGCAGGCTATTTCGTCGATTATAAAGTGGTCAATTCAGCAGAGTATGGTTTACCACAAAGACGGCGCAGACTCGTTTTATTAGCGTCCCAAAAGGGACCAATTGAGCTTCTTTCACCAAAGGCATTAGATGTGGAAATCCATACCGTTAGAGATGCTATTGCACATCTACCTAGTTTAAAGGATGGTGAAATGCATCCAGACGATCCTCTACATCAATGCTCATCTCTATCTTTGTTAAATCGTAAGCGAATGAATGCTTCACTCCCTGGTGGGACATGGCGTGATTGGGATGAAGAACTAATTGCTGATTGTCACAAAAAAACCTCTGGTAAAACCTATCCGGGTGTTTATGCTCGTATGGAATGGGATAAACCAGCTCCTACTATAACTACCCAATACTATGGATTTGGTAATGGTCGATTTGGACATCCTGAGCAAAACAGAGCAATTTCATTACGAGAAGGTGCCATTTTTCAAGGGTTTCCTAGAGATTATCAATTTATACGCCATGGAGAATCAATAAATAAGAGAATAATTGGTCGTATGATTGGTAATGCCGTGCCTGTCAAATTGGGTGAAGTAATAGGTAAAAGTATATTGTCACATTTAAAAAACAATTGTGCATAA
- a CDS encoding helix-turn-helix domain-containing protein, with the protein MSIKIMSIVWELSQINAEINRDDKFLLLALADHANDDGECYPSLSKIQKKCFFSKQGLLNSMDRVIKIGYVSKNKRKRENGSNTSNLYQFHEDLFSFKIEEAKLLEDMKKFKNTNAPQVVNGVDKGSLPSGLGVVNAIDKGSLPGGQLYEPSLKHHYESSFNLSLERVDLKNFRKQLIEFCPNFKFSIAGKLGYSNEHSGFCLKSGYIHSLHTGKLVNSEESLDVWQYLYEKKLQVFEQATIQNNQRAHHEK; encoded by the coding sequence ATGAGTATTAAGATTATGTCGATTGTCTGGGAGCTATCGCAAATCAATGCTGAAATTAATAGAGATGATAAATTTTTACTTCTTGCTCTTGCTGACCATGCTAATGATGATGGTGAATGTTATCCAAGCTTATCTAAAATACAAAAAAAATGCTTTTTTTCAAAACAAGGGCTCTTGAATAGCATGGACCGAGTCATTAAAATTGGTTATGTCTCTAAAAACAAAAGAAAACGAGAAAATGGTAGTAATACATCCAATTTGTATCAATTTCATGAAGATCTTTTTAGCTTTAAAATTGAAGAAGCAAAATTATTAGAAGATATGAAAAAGTTTAAAAACACTAACGCTCCACAGGTAGTCAATGGTGTTGACAAGGGTAGTCTACCAAGTGGACTAGGGGTAGTCAACGCCATAGACAAGGGTAGTCTACCAGGTGGACAACTATATGAACCATCACTTAAACATCATTATGAATCTTCATTTAACCTCTCTCTTGAGAGAGTTGATTTAAAAAATTTTAGAAAACAACTCATTGAGTTTTGTCCAAACTTTAAGTTCAGTATAGCGGGTAAACTAGGTTACTCAAACGAACATTCAGGTTTTTGTTTAAAAAGTGGGTATATCCACAGTTTACACACTGGCAAATTAGTCAATAGTGAGGAAAGCCTTGACGTATGGCAATATCTTTATGAGAAAAAACTTCAAGTTTTTGAACAAGCAACAATTCAAAATAATCAAAGAGCACATCATGAAAAATAA